A window of Trichoderma atroviride chromosome 3, complete sequence contains these coding sequences:
- a CDS encoding uncharacterized protein (EggNog:ENOG41~antiSMASH:Cluster_3.1~TransMembrane:4 (o257-274i497-514o534-553i565-586o)), which produces MSHTVRRNGQLSSCEPCRKSKLRCDHGRPRCARCARRRLTEQCFYHPAPMARRQRSESRVVAALAPADVTQRPLEALTEVSSLTVLSSSSSSSLPSSSASSIPAAFDLATGLVTMQASGLSPTEADQTTSSRQYTSLTRTGVSHLQQPFHANSSLVREGENLLQLLLDHYSHPDLEELVHNWYTDLGDSPVGGPLAKAAWRAIQSNLQNLHASRLLNRLQATSRDIFDHTARPLNMPTTAADGALEKELCAIRWETVGIYFALIGMVLASAKNLSTSFSGRQRFGDRKATSIDAFDACLRCEALCNRVGQTNDLSVWLAVLATTLSTWCFGDDSCQAWRLMGNLSSAIFALNYHKGFQEDMNTPTYLVELRKRAIALSHELDKSLATFVGRPPRLNRNYCTIELPLDLSDSAIIGSAELLELQISRLDGNGWNKDMTVYPASRQRAIVWLSSIREEVLELSLGTITQDLVHEAQEILTRASSIWETMPHFMQYEPSLWGRMAPSTIIMLLSLKLEYLYSRFLLYKMLVNQSSGYRHALIQISHETLGLVLSVMKKRDLIGSHRIDLEWTIVFYAMPCASVLILELFRLASLPKPQPSVASNRSTIIQDISVLISCCDWLTESGKGNYELCKQAQLIFSKALDQILNHEMPLTRSLPDSPTVDMYDALPAEPAGVQNPETITQDVQWAAWLDTVDFQGEPWLEMLKPPTNFFGDLDDYYY; this is translated from the exons ATGTCTCATACTGTCCGTCGGAATGGGCAGCTGTCGTCGTGTGAGCCTTGCCGCAAATCAAAGCTGCGCTGTGATCACGGTCGACCTCGATGTGCTCGCTGCGCCAGACGCCGGCTCACCGAGCAATGCTTCTATCACCCTGCGCCAATGGCTCGACGCCAGCGCAGCGAGTCGCGCGTAGTGGCAGCTTT GGCTCCAGCTGATGTTACCCAGCGGCCGCTCGAGGCCTTGACAGAGGTATCAAGCTTGACAGTATTGTCGTCGAGTTCATCCTCATCCctgccgtcttcttcggcctcgTCAATTCCTGCTGCGTTTGATCTGGCTACTGGCTTGGTTACCATGCAAGCTTCTGGTTTGTCACCAACAGAGGCTGATCAAACGACATCGTCGCGTCAATATACGTCACTAACTCGCACTGGAGTTTCTCATCTGCAGCAACCATTCCACGCGAATTCTTCTCTCGTAAGGGAGGGTGAGAACTTACTGCAACTGCTCCTTGACCACTATTCTCACCCAGATCTCGAAGAATTAGTCCACAACTGGTATACAGATCTCGGAGACAGCCCAGTTGGTGGTCCTCTAGCCAAGGCGGCTTGGCGCGCGATCCAGAGCAATTTGCAGAACCTTCATGCTAGTCGATTACTGAATCGCCTCCAGGCTACTTCTCGAGATATTTTTGACCATACTGCTCGACCACTCAACATGCCCACGACAGCCGCAGACGGTGCTCTTGAAAAAGAGCTTTGTGCTATCCGGTGGGAAACTGTTGGGATATATTTCGCGCTCATAGGGATGGTTCTTGCATCGGCCAAAAATCTcagcaccagcttctcgGGTCGCCAGCGGTTTGGCGACCGTAAGGCAACGTCCATCGATGCCTTTGACGCCTGTCTACGATGCGAGGCTCTGTGCAACCGCGTGGGCCAAACGAACGACCTATCTGTATGGCTTGCCGTCCTGGCCACGACACTCTCCACCTGGTGTTTTGGTGATGACTCTTGTCAGGCCTGGCGTCTAATGGGAAATTTATCATCCGCCATATTCGCCCTCAATTACCACAAAGGCTTTCAAGAAGACATGAATACCCCAACATACTTGGTCGAGCTTCGAAAACGAGCCATTGCCCTATCTCATGAGCTAGACAAGTCCCTGGCGACGTTTGTCGGTCGACCGCCACGCTTGAATAGGAACTATTGTACCATAGAATTGCCCCTTGACCTCTCAGACTCGGCCATTATCGGGTCTGCCGAACTGTTAGAGCTACAAATATCGCGGCTTGATGGCAATGGTTGGAATAAAGACATGACTGTATATCCAGCGTCTCGCCAGCGAGCGATTGTTTGGCTAAGCTCGATCCGTGAAGAAGTTCTTGAGTTGTCACTGGGTACCATAACTCAAGATCTCGTTCATGAAGCCCA GGAAATTTTAACTCGGGCGTCGTCGATCTGGGAGACTATGCCTCACTTCATGCAGTATGAACCATCCCTATGGGGCCGCATGGCGCCTTCGACGATTATAATGCTTCTGAGCCTAAAGCTTGAGTATCTGTATAGCAGATTTCTTCTATACAAGATGCTAGTGAATCAAAGCAGTGGCTATCGTCATGCATTGATTCAAATTTCCCACGAGACCCTAGGGCTCGTGCTCTCAgtaatgaagaagagagatcTCATAGGCTCCCATAGAATCGATTTGGAATGGACG ATAGTATTTTACGCGATGCCATGCGCGAGTGTCTTGATTCTGGAATTGTTTCGACTAGCTAGCCTGCCAAAACCACAGCCATCCGTCGCTTCGAACAGGTCGACCATTATTCAGGACATCAGCGTTCTCATATCTTGCTGCGACTGGCTAACTGAGTCGGGAAAGGGCAATTATGAGCTCTGCAAACAGGCTCAGTTGATCTTCTCAAAAGCTCTGGACCAGATCCTCAATCACGAGATGCCTTTGACACGTTCACTGCCGGACAGTCCAACGGTGGACATGTACGATGCGTTACCGGCAGAGCCTGCTGGGGTTCAAAACCCGGAAACTATCACTCAAGATGTGCAGTGGGCAGCATGGTTGGATACTGTTGACTTCCAGGGAGAACCGTGGCTGGAGATGCTAAAACCTCCTACAAACTTTTTCGGAGACCTTGACGATTACTACTActga